In Brassica rapa cultivar Chiifu-401-42 chromosome A06, CAAS_Brap_v3.01, whole genome shotgun sequence, a single window of DNA contains:
- the LOC103873567 gene encoding vacuolar protein sorting-associated protein 29, producing the protein MVLVLALGDLHVPHRAADLPPKFKSMLVPGKIQHIICTGNLCIKEIHDYLKTICPDLHIVRGEFDEDARYPDTKTLTIGQFKLGLCHGHQVIPWGDLDSLAMLQRQLDVDILVTGHTHQFTAYKHEGGVVINPGSATGACSSINQDVNPSFVLMDIDGLRVVVYVYELIDGEVKVDKIDFKKASTSTSAP; encoded by the exons ATGGTGTTGGTATTGGCATTGGGGGATCTTCATGTACCACATAGAGCGGCTGATCTACCCCCAAAGTTCAAATCCATGCTTGTTCCTGGCAAGATTCAACACATCATCTGCACTGGAAACCTCTGCATCAAA GAAATCCATGACTATTTGAAGACTATCTGCCCTGATTTGCATATAGTTCGAGGCGAGTTTGACGAAGATGCACGATACCCTGACACTAAAACCTTGACTATTGGCCAATTCAAGCTGGGACTGTGCCACGGCCACcag GTGATCCCATGGGGTGATTTAGACTCACTAGCCATGCTTCAGAGACAGCTCGACGTGGACATACTTGTAACAGGACATACCCACCAGTTCACAGCCTACAAACACGAGGGAGGAGTTGTCATAAACCCGGGCTCCGCGACTGGAGCTTGTAGCAGTATAAACCAAGATGTTAACCCCAGCTTTGTTCTTATGGATATCGATGGTCTTCGAGTTGTGGTCTACGTCTATGAGCTCATCGATGGCGAGGTTAAAGTCGACAAGATCGATTTTAAGAAGGCCTCCACTTCCACTTCTGCTCCTTAG